In the genome of Primulina eburnea isolate SZY01 chromosome 13, ASM2296580v1, whole genome shotgun sequence, the window TGAAAGGAAAAGAATGGgtaaagtgatggccaaccactccaaaaagcactaaatatctcgcccatacctccaccgcgggtgcgccaacacaagcaccgcgggtgcgccatgctttCGGCCAACCATAAAATTCTGCACAactgggaccgcgggtgcggcgctgtaagcaccgcgggtgcggtgcacaccgcgggtgcggtccttgcactgccgcgggtgcggtggtgccacggccttccaaatgcaaaatgatgaatagtacaccgcgggggcactcctctgagagcgcgggtgcactctactcacggcaatgaacagtacaaactcaactaaaatcgatccgaaacgctgaaacgaacaatcaacaccaactaatacctcaaataaataataaccaataatactatagcccaaaacacaactataaacgactaatcaaataacccaaataacatgcaAATCTTAAACTGCACCGTACACCGGGctgggctattacaatctcccctccttagaggaatttcgtcctcgaaattgacgacACTGTACTAACAACTCATGATACCTCTCTCTCAATTCAACCTCtgattcccacgtagcctcttctatcAAATGATTTCTCGAAAGAACTATAACAATGCCAAACTctgcgtcaagtccaatggctctgGATAATCGATAGCACCAACTCTGATCATATCCTCTATACTCTGAATGACTTTCTCTGATTGACTGCCGCTCTGAGGGTGAAAAGCTGCACTAAATGCTAACCTCGAACCCAAagctctatgcaaactcttccaaaactctgaagtaaatctaggatcaGGATCAgtcacgatcgacacaggaacccaAATACATCCTCTGAAgatcaccaaaccatcaccaaaCACTCTAAACTCTAAGGTACCTCTATCCTCTGCTCTAGCTTTCATCTCTATCAACCGAACATCAACAGTCtactctctacggatcctgtccgccAATAAAGCCTTAATAACTAATGCTGATAAACGAGCAATGAGTCCAGGGACCATCAAAGCAATCACAAACTTCCTATCTCTGACCGGAGGCAAACCAGGCACATCAAGCTCAAACACATCAACAAACTCTATCACTACATCAATATAaccaatattcaacttaaccatactatccacatcaacaaaaaaaaccaaaagcccatcacaacctctacacagcaatctttCAATCCTcaaaacaagaaataaaaggaaggaccagcgaagtacctgtacTGGCTCCCtgaggacaatctctggcaacgtggcctgccgtgccacaacgataacaagtatgagtgccatatctgcactctccccaatGATGACGACCACACCTAGGACATAAAGGCTTCTCTGAATCAGATGGGACTGTCGGTGGTCTAAGACTCAAATCCATCTTGTCTTTCtccttgaatcgatctccaccttgctgactcgaactctggctcctcctcgcttgcctctcccgggcaatgtctttctcatcctgctcggccaacaatgccttggacacaatctccttgaaagtcacagccttggacatattgatatctctacgaatctctgctctaaggcctcgaatgaaatgagcgcctttatccttgtcattggaagcaacaTACGgggcaaacaagcaaccctcctcaaacttcagaatatactcaccaacatccatgctcccctgtctaagttccaagaactccgtaaccttcctcgctctaagtgcatcggggaaatacttgtcatagaacaactctGTAAACTCTGTCCACTTCAAGGTAgaaacatcaactccaaccttggtcgcattccaccaaatgcgagcagctttaaccaacatgaaaacagcacaactgatacggtctctatCTGAATAActgagatgatcgaagatcgcctctaaagccttgacccactctacagcaactaaaggatcggtgctccctgaaaactctggcggatccatgctcttaaacgcagaaaagataccATCGGTGCCAACGACTGGAGCAACTTGCCCTCTAACCTGACCTctaccctgacctgctccttgcaatcggagcaactgctggatctgctcactatggaccttagcCTGCTCTCTCAGTAACTtaccgaactcgtcgacaactctcgaggaagaactatcctcaccctctactgctttcctcttaggtggcatcctctactctacaatagCTCACAAGATacaaatcaatatataacaatggatagatgcaagaaaacatacccggacagttgaaagtagacgaagtcatatgcattggtccgaagaacaccgctctgataccaattgtaacacccctgacctctttaaataaaatacgcagcggaataaaaataattttctttaaaatatggaaggagtttcaaaatacattttctttaaacattttacaaccaaaataaatacatgatcattcaaaaggtataacaaaatacaaaacatcattcctatgatcatggcCAAAAtattccttccaacggtgtatgcatatgaccccaatccacagtcaacgtcccgggtcgccactctgatctgcatcacatgaaataactggaatgagaataaatctcagcaagtggaactctacatagtaATGAtatatagtatactctgtaaaacatagcttttaaatcataaataccatcgactctgaaacatgaatactgtagcaataactgtagcaatagcatagcaatagatagcaatacgatggtattctcctttctatggttggattgatatcaatagtatctctgtctgtggttgccaatatcccatcgatataaataccgataactgtgaggggataaaagcctatggtcgatgatcatctaattgcatgcaatgctatggctatgattaatcaatccaataaaacatttgaattctcaatagcatttaaggccgtcgtttcgcaatctcataatatatcttgtattcccttttataacaatggtgagacatacaatgcctccaatagataatcaatgaaatgaatacatagcaatggctcaatggaagggaataacactttgaaacctttaaaacacaatacatatatcaatcatgtgagcaaaaaggatgaaattccacttacaacccaatagaacacctcaacttagctcttgattcaccacctacaacaataatccataaataacaccaatatcaactctatatccaagaatccatgacaataaatccataaatccatAAGAACAACAAACCCAACAAAACTCTCAACTCTAAACCATGAGATAAatgcaccaaaaacttaccaaaGCTACCTCTTACCACGTAgaagctcgatctcaactcggaaatccaaacaaatccaagaatcaaaggtaggaagcaaaagaaaatggagaaaacccttggaaatgAGAGGAAACTCGAAAATGAAAGGAAAAGAATGGgtaaagtgatggccaaccactccaaaaagcactaaatatctcgcccatacctccaccgcgggtgcgccaacacaagcaccgcgggtgcgccatgctttCGGCCAACCATAAAATTCTGCACAactgggaccgcgggtgcggcgctgtaagcaccgcgggtgcggtgcacaccgcgggtgcggtccttgcactgccgcgggtgcggtggtgccacggccttccaaatgcaaaatgatgaatagtacaccgcgggggcactcctctgagagcgcgggtgcactctactcacggcaatgaacagtacaaactcaactaaaatcgatccgaaacgctgaaacgaacaatcaacaccaactaatacctcaaataaataataaccaataatactatagcccaaaacacaactataaacgactaatcaaataacccaaataacatgcaAATCTTAAACTGCACCGTACACCGGGCTGGGCTATTacaatctatgaaatctaatctaactaaacatgcaatgcaaatcagataaacatgcatgtaaatagtctaaatcatgaaacatgctgtcatgactgaaagtattaacaataggttccatagtctatgaaaccaattcatctacgcatgctaatctaatcaaatcatgtctagacttgactcaactataactctagggatcccggggtgaataagacgtcactgactgtcacctacccaaccactcggggcgactgtacgtcttattcctagacttcggtccgagctgtatcgacggctggcaataggagtaatggctactcctaagttgagatacaccgaacgtctagaagtctgacaatggctgtcaagactttcctatcttaaatgcaatgaataacaatctgtaaacaaagcataatcatattcataactgaatatcacaattatcttacatgcttgaatacaattctataatcaaagcataatcaggtaagaatataaacaataatctagtatgtgattttattgggaaactcaaattaatctaatttgagttatgcttcccgaatatcacatgaattatacctttgtcttcctgatctgacgaagacgatgtctcgaatctgtccatatcaaatctgaaatgacaatatcgaatacgctgtatcagtgaataactcaagacacaatctgttctgatcaatactcaaatcagtacataatctgatcaatatctgaacaagatacaatctacttcatatcaacgatatcacaatacaatcgaattcatttctgaatctaaataatctgaatcaactgatgtttcaacggtatagcaacacagtcttgataaccccgtcggtctcaacatcacagataaaATATCAgacttcataatctgtgtcaatacaattcatactctgaatactaacacaattctaatatagaatctcagtcaatatctttcacaaatcataacaaatacagaaacagtctgttctttaatctgacttcaattctatgatgtctaacatatcaagaacatcatatatgaatcccattcaattatgacaatatcataatttcaaatgatatcataaatcaataaaacttacgtcctgtagtagctgtcgacgagaggagtacggtactgtgtccggattacaaatctaataattaaatctcgccAAATCGCAATATGAAGGTACGAAGAAATTTTGGAATCCCCCGTAGCTTATCTCGATTTCTACACTTGAGATGAAGGCAAAATGTAATATATATCATTGCATGGCTATCACACGTGTTTCCTCTCAATTTTTGCCCAATTTactcaataattacgaaaatgccattgcctccaataattacgaaaatgccattgccatccaataattacgaaaatgccattgcctccaataattacgaaaatgccattgccatccaataattacgaaaatgccattttcctcaaataattacgaaaatgccatccgaaaatcacaaaaatgccattcaataatttaaatcaattatttaattttcgggttctcacaaaatgatgacatctcgggccttacatttctccccctcttagatctgagtttgTCCCCGAACTTATAAACAATCACTTCGGAGATATCAGAGGACAtatatacagagtttaaatcaaaactcccctcacggaatcaattctgaaatctcaatctcaTATCAGGACAGCTCTACTGATTTTTCAACAGCAgaatagtcttcattctgaAGCCTCTTACTTCTACTGATTCTAATTCCAATCTGGACTAGTAGTTCGACAAGTACAATCTTATAATACCATTCGAAATAATTCTGATagaatcaatcttagaatattgGCTATACAACTTCTGGATAGACCAATCATAGttcataacaaagcaataccagtAGTGGTGATccaatctgtttatctcaattAAGGACATATacagtcttcagcttcaaatacccaTCGTCATCATctaacgttggtttcttaagtctgtctattctgaactatcttcatcttccttcgaactttcttcaaaagaattagaaatctatagtattcactgtatactgtCCTGACTGTAACTATCTTGTTACCACTCTGGTAGGCTGCTAGATATTGTCATGtcatgataataagtcatatcaattagtgctaacatccagcactaaagctgtacaaaaatcttccaatctCTGGCTAATATATTCTGACGGTCTGTCAATCTATAAAACCATCTACGAGAGAGTTTATGATCTATTCTGTCACGACTAcaaactccatcaaaatcataaTCTGACATATTCTACTTAAATTTTCTGTTCCATCTGAacctttctttgacatcgatcttatgtcatctagttctgtttgtacgtaatctggtacaaactgatagatatagattgaacaatctgtcaatcttaatcatatcatattacaatctgtaaaatgacagtaatttcattacgaagcctatagaaatgtactcccatttctatttaaaactatacaattctgtaatgaATCTTCTGATGtctatctttctttcttttctgttagcgattcatacatatcaatacaatttctgccaacatttcaatacaattctgttataactaatctcatctgtctatatcacaactatctgttcgaacaaaatacattctcaatcatcaaactgAAAACTGAATCTACTACTATCTGTTTCTGACACCATCTGTCAtctcagattcgaactattcgatacaaaccaatcagttaataatataagttaaaaaaaatatacctacctggtatttggctctgattatcgatatcaattctgttatacaattctgaaacattctgatacatTCTGATCTCATATTTCTGAATTGttgcaactctcaactgtttacaatattcggtatcaaacatacatgcaaaccacagtaatatcaatcagattcgagataaaacaacctatacagatctagtgagtttaagaaaactcataaaataacgtttgctggcaatactgataattctgactactgatcaatcttcacagtgccccaaatcatctgcaaatagaatatgctcccaaacaatataagatgtctcaaatactgatttagatcaatcacaatacgcaatcagatataacataataagagaataagagaataagaaaatctgtaaaactcagcaattctgactttctgacatttccgctaattctgatatatctgttacctgtgtcgtttaccgtcgctgatttctgtctcaactgtgcacataaatcggtatacaaactgcagatatcacatattctgaatacaatctgtttcaattatgattcatacctgagtaatttctgtatacaatactcaccgttctctgaatattcaacaaaatctttaaatattcaaTATCGTTCTGTACTGACTCTAACAGACAAACAATACGGAATCGTAATTCGcttctgaaatctatctacaaatctgaaatcttatctaggcagaTATCAGCCGACCTATATATCACTGgcgaatctgccaatgctaggctcgatttcagtgggtctactgaatacataaggatgcaatctgcccCTTTCtatactaatcgagtcatatacaatacagatatcaaaggtattctaaatctagaatcctctccactgatcagtcatctctgatctgactcttaccatttctggaaaaattctacaatatatctgtacttgttcagcatatacatatcaataatgcgttcaaatcagaaagcccaagtacatcataatctatctctatttcattctcatcttactgtagtatacaacatGTTCAgcaatctctgatatcaacatttcctcaacaagcaaggacatcaatactacagtacatataaacccaacagatacaacatatctccatgcaactcagtcaaagatattcttaaggaatgcattagtatatatcaatacatatgcaatagaatcataaagaatagtacctgttgtgaattctggatctgtgttttcaattgaactttgttccctacaatcttcgggaacgcttctgagGACAGACTTTaacaaagtgtcccggctgtccacaaatattgcatctaccagtcactccctagcattgctcggtgggatgtctccctccgcaactcctgcaatacactccattATAACTCGGACTAGAACCGCTGGAGCTAGATAAACCACTTCCcatcttcttgaatggcttcttttaagctttcagcaaatcttgctttccactcgtgctgccacgctcaattcgaagaggggactgctgtgtctggggtggcttcacacacaacctggtcaattgtctaatcagactcatctccgctctctttgctctactcaagatatcagcaaaatggtacggtcgttgcaaattcataaatgcaactacctctgaattcaaccctctgaggaattgattcactacagcttcatcattcccagctaaatgaggagcaaaatgcagtagagtagagaatttagcaatatattggtcaatattcagctgcccttggctcaaattttcaaactctaatttcttgttctcccgatacgaagctgagaaaaatcttcgatagaattcagttctgaatatttcccacgaaatcactgtacctctctgtgcccacattcttgtactggtaatccaccaactcctggcggcttctcgtaactgataaggcaccattttaaccctctgttcatctgtacaatcaagcaaatcaaacaagatttctatatcatcaaaccagttctgacaatcttcagatgtctcggtaccactcagaatcggcggctgtaataactcaaactctttcatcttttcttctagctgagcttctgatacatccatctgttcagacgaagtgctacccctttctggaaatctccgaggcggtatatctgaatatcaaacagattagtacccaatctatacaatctgtctcagccctcctctgatcatatacctctgatccagactcggttctgattcaggcttaaccattacatgctgcaatcaattcagataacaaacaacatgtaatagggaaagcgataaatcatgctagcacacatcatgcaagtcaacattaacataattctcatgctagcaatcacatgcaaggaaaaaaattcaatctaccccgctcattctcttctatctcagtctaaagaatctatcaactctgactatctcaatctaaaggacctatcgctctgataccacctgttgtggggacccggacgctaatcatcttcttaatcatcgttgggatttaattgctcagttctgataaacagggtctaaaaatttttctttttaaaatgcaaatgcggaaggtaatggaatctaaataatatacatctcagtatccacctgttgtggggacccggacgctaatcatcttcttaatcatcgttgggatttaattgctcagttctgataaacagggtctaaaaatttttctttttaaaatgcaaatgcggaaggtaatggaatctaaataatatacatctcagtatacaatacttttcagtataaaagtacaatactgtacaatctaagtctaaggtttagttactaaattcaagtaataaaacatgtctacagtaagtccggaatcaccacgctaaactcgtcttctctcgtcgttttctcgaccctgatcttgccccacctgttgtcatgcacacatacaaaacaagacaacagccggataactccggtgagaataaatcccagtataaaacatggtaaacatgcatatacacataatgatacatgaaacatgctgtcatgcataaaagcaataacaatagtaatagagttcatcatctatgaaatctaatctaactaaacatgcaatgcaaatcagataaacatgcatgtaaatagtctaaatcatgaaacatgctgtcatgactgaaagtattaacaataggttccatagtctatgaaaccaattcatctacgcatgctaatctaatcaaatcatgtctagacttgactcaactataactctagggatcccggggtgaataagacgtcactgactgtcacctacccaaccactcggggcgactgtacgtcttattcctagacttcggtccgagctgtatcgacggctggcaataggagtaatggctactcctaagttgagatacaccgaacgtctagaagtctgacaatggctgtcaagactttcctatcttaaatgcaatgaataacaatctgtaaacaaagcataatcatattcataactgaatatcacaattatcttacatgcttgaatacaattctataatcaaagcataatcaggtaagaatataaaaaataatctagtatgtgattttattgggaaactcaaattaatctaatttgagttatgcttcccgaatatcacatgaattatacctttgtcttcctgatctgacgaagacgatgtctcgaatctgtccatatcaaatctgaaatgacaatatcgaatacgctgtatcagtgaataactcaagacacaatctgttctgatcaatactcaaatcagtacataatctgatcaatatctgaacaagatacaatctactTCATATCaccgatatcacaatacaatcgaattcatttctgaatctaaataatctgaatcaactgatgtttcaacggtatagcaacacagtcttgataaccccgtcggtctcaacatcacagataaaATATCAGACTTCATAAtttgtgtcaatacaattcatactctgaatactaacacaattctaatatagaatctcagtcaatatctttcacaaatcataacaaatacagaaacagtctgttctttaatctgacttcaattctatgatgtctaacatatcaagaacatcatatatgaatcccattcaattatgacaatatcataatttcaaatgatatcataaatcaataaaacttacgtcctgtagtagctgtcgacgagaggagtacggtactgtgtccggattacaaatctaataattaaatctcgccAAATCGCAATATGAAGGTACGAAGAAATTTTGGAATCCCCCGTAGCTTATCTCGATTTCTACACTTGAGATGAAGGCAAAATGTAATATATATCATTGCATGGCTATCACACGTGTTTCCTCTCAATTTTTGCCCAATTTactcaataattacgaaaatgccattgcctccaataattacgaaaatgccattgccatccaataattacgaaaatgccattgcctccaataattacgaaaatgccattgccatccaataattacgaaaatgccattttcctcaaataattacgaaaatgccatccgaaaatcacaaaaatgccattcaataatttaaatcaattatttaattttcgggttctcacaaaatgatgacatctcgggccttacactaggaaaccccaaaataaagtccatagaaatgtcaatccaagttctttttaagaatagcacgcaaaagtgtacccaaagttctgttgacaacttcagtttgtccatccgtttgaggatgacaagttgtagattacaacaatattgagcaaagtttagcccataaagtaatccataaatataatccctccccttcttagtcctaggcaaccccaaaataaagtccatagaaatgtcattccaagttcttttaagaatagcacgcaaaagtgttcccaaagttctattgacaacttcagtttgtccatccgtttcaggatgacaagtagtagattacaacaatattgagcaatatttagcccataaagtaatccaaaaattgaatccctccacttcttagtcctaggcaaccccaaaataaagtccatagaaatgtcaatccaagttctttttaagaatagcacgcaaaagtgtacccaaagttatgttgaaaatttcagtttgtccatccgtttgaggatgacaagttgtagattacaacattattgagcaaagtttagcccataaagtaatccaaaaatagaatccctccccttcttagtcctaggcaaccccaaaataaagttcatagaaatgtcaatccaagttctttttaagaatagcacgcaaaagtgtacccaaagttctgttgacaacttcagtttgtccatccgtttgaggatgacaagttgtagattagaacaatattgagcaaagtttagcccataaagtaatccataaatataatccctccccttcttagtcctaggcaacccaaaaataaagtccatagaaatgtcattccaagttcttttaagaatagcacgcaaaagtgttcccaaagttctatttacaacttcagtttgtccatccgtttgaggatgacaagtagtagattacaactttattgtgcaaagtttagcccataaagtaatccataaataaaatccctccccttcttagtcctaggcaaccccaaaataaagtccatagaaatgtcaatccaagttcttttaagaatagcacgcaaaagtgttctcaaagttctatttacaacttcagtttgtccattcgtttgaagatgacaagtagtagattacaactttattgtgcaaattttagcccataaagtaatccaaaaatagaatccctccccttcttagtcctaggcaaccccaaaataaagtccatagaaatgtcaatccaagttctttttaagaatagcacgcaaaagtgtacccaaagttctattgacaacttcagtttgtccatccgtttgaggatgacaagtagtagatttaaacaatattgagaaaagtttagcccataaagtaatccaaaaattga includes:
- the LOC140809794 gene encoding uncharacterized protein; protein product: MPPKRKAVEGEDSSSSRVVDEFGKLLREQAKVHSEQIQQLLRLQGAGQGRGQVRGQVAPVVGTDGIFSAFKSMDPPEFSGSTDPLVAVEWVKALEAIFDHLSYSDRDRISCAVFMLVKAARIWWNATKVGVDVSTLKWTEFTELFYDKYFPDALRARKVTEFLELRQGSMDVGEYILKFEEGCLFAPYVASNDKDKGAHFIRGLRAEIRRDINMSKAVTFKEIVSKALLAEQDEKDIARERQARRSQSSSQQGGDRFKEKDKMDLSLRPPTVPSDSEKPLCPRCGRHHWGECRYGTHTCYRCGTAGHVARDCPQGASTDQSGDPGR